The Armatimonadota bacterium genome includes a window with the following:
- a CDS encoding sugar transporter permease, with amino-acid sequence MTRLADRSRLHSAGSLVILTALTVYFSIVQEGFLDTGNLLSLARQYAELGLVAVGMTLVIAAGGIDISVGGTVGLTGMLLGVLAVQHGWEMLPATAVALAVAACVGVVNGAAVAYLGMQPVLVTLATMSLTRGAAYVLTGGVSLSGFPEHFTDIATAGVVGTGIPVPVAITGLAFAGSAVLLRRTAFGRAVLASGASAEAAELSGVRVRRVRFITYVLLSLLAGVAGILLTARVSTSFADAGRNYEFEAITAVVLGGTSLTGGEASVLGTLAGVCTMAVLRNGLSLAGQSDLTRTQMLAVALLAAVLIDNLRRRLTS; translated from the coding sequence ATGACAAGGCTTGCAGACAGGAGCAGACTGCACTCCGCCGGGAGTCTGGTCATCCTGACCGCGCTGACGGTCTACTTCTCCATCGTGCAGGAAGGATTCCTGGACACGGGCAATCTGCTTTCGCTTGCCAGGCAGTATGCTGAACTGGGCCTGGTGGCAGTGGGGATGACGCTGGTCATCGCGGCGGGCGGCATCGACATCTCTGTGGGAGGCACAGTGGGGCTCACCGGGATGCTGCTGGGCGTGCTGGCCGTCCAACATGGCTGGGAGATGCTGCCCGCGACGGCGGTCGCTCTTGCCGTAGCAGCGTGCGTGGGAGTTGTCAACGGCGCAGCGGTGGCTTATCTGGGTATGCAGCCGGTCCTGGTCACGCTAGCCACCATGTCGCTGACAAGGGGAGCCGCCTACGTGTTGACTGGAGGGGTGAGCCTCTCCGGCTTTCCGGAGCACTTCACGGATATCGCCACAGCCGGGGTGGTCGGAACCGGCATCCCTGTGCCGGTGGCCATCACCGGTCTGGCATTCGCAGGCAGCGCCGTTCTGTTGCGTAGGACGGCCTTCGGGCGAGCCGTCCTGGCCTCCGGAGCATCCGCAGAAGCAGCGGAGCTCTCCGGGGTCCGCGTGCGCCGGGTGCGTTTCATTACCTACGTGCTGCTGTCTTTGCTGGCGGGAGTCGCGGGCATCCTGCTGACAGCGCGGGTTTCCACATCGTTCGCCGACGCCGGGCGCAACTACGAGTTCGAGGCCATCACCGCCGTGGTGCTGGGAGGAACAAGCCTGACCGGAGGGGAAGCAAGCGTTCTGGGAACGCTGGCAGGCGTTTGCACGATGGCCGTGCTGAGAAACGGCCTCTCGCTTGCCGGTCAGAGCGATCTGACCCGCACCCAGATGCTGGCCGTGGCGCTACTTGCGGCCGTGCTGATAGACAACCTGCGCCGGCGCCTGACCTCCTGA
- the rbsC gene encoding ribose ABC transporter permease codes for MPGSNPDPIRTTPRPLRALAAREAPLLGVMLLLAAAFALGAPGFTNPVNLAAIGRDIAVIGMLGVGLTLVVLTGGIDLSCASVLALSASVMGLLMDRTGAIALPVLACLGTAALLGTGNALLVTRMGVPPIVATLATLGLYRMQAMKMVTLISPLPPGFSKLGAGWAAFVAFLAVLTAAALALVRTPWGRHVYAAGGNATALRLSGVSVGRTVGWTYVASALCAGAAAVVASATLNSVQGNMFPGYELDAVAAVVLGGTAITGGRGGVIGTALGAGVMAILRNGLIVAGLDVYWYQAIIGAAILLTGGLDVAIPRLRARREAAG; via the coding sequence ATGCCCGGTTCCAACCCAGATCCCATCCGAACAACGCCGCGCCCCCTCCGTGCGCTGGCTGCCCGTGAAGCTCCGCTGCTGGGCGTGATGCTCCTGCTGGCCGCCGCATTTGCCTTGGGGGCGCCGGGTTTCACCAACCCTGTAAACCTTGCGGCTATAGGGCGGGATATCGCGGTCATCGGAATGCTGGGGGTCGGGCTGACACTGGTGGTGCTGACGGGAGGAATAGACCTGTCCTGCGCTTCCGTGCTGGCGCTCTCCGCAAGCGTGATGGGGCTGTTGATGGACCGCACCGGCGCGATTGCCCTGCCTGTACTGGCCTGTCTGGGAACCGCAGCGCTGCTGGGAACCGGTAACGCCCTCCTCGTGACACGCATGGGCGTTCCACCCATCGTGGCCACCCTGGCCACCCTGGGACTCTACCGGATGCAGGCCATGAAGATGGTGACGCTCATCAGCCCTCTTCCGCCCGGATTCAGCAAACTGGGCGCCGGATGGGCGGCGTTCGTGGCGTTTCTGGCCGTGCTCACGGCGGCCGCGCTGGCTCTGGTGCGCACTCCCTGGGGACGGCACGTGTACGCCGCGGGGGGCAACGCAACCGCCCTGCGGCTGAGCGGGGTGAGTGTGGGACGCACCGTAGGATGGACGTATGTCGCCAGCGCTCTCTGCGCCGGAGCAGCCGCGGTGGTGGCCAGCGCCACCCTGAACAGCGTGCAGGGGAACATGTTTCCGGGCTACGAACTGGATGCGGTAGCCGCCGTGGTGCTGGGCGGCACGGCCATCACCGGAGGTCGGGGAGGTGTCATCGGGACAGCCCTGGGCGCAGGCGTGATGGCCATTCTCAGAAACGGTCTGATCGTCGCCGGACTGGATGTCTACTGGTACCAAGCCATCATCGGGGCCGCCATCCTTCTGACGGGAGGACTGGATGTTGCGATCCCCCGTCTGCGCGCGCGGCGCGAGGCCGCCGGATGA
- a CDS encoding ABC transporter ATP-binding protein — translation MDDRHVPRNRRAAFLRLLRYLRPHSVALALGISSNIGLGLVALVPPLIYGRITDHVILAAGEAGARIRLLIFLALLLAGVYALNSLLSFARGYIMHVLGEKLILTLRKDVYRHLQQLSVSFFDSRQTGEIMSRVTSDTQVVEEFVNHAADTLVSDVIKMVAMCVVMFLISPLLSIIALVPVPILFYAGFRFARRIKSIYRAVRERLGEINAGIQERISGVRVVKAFAREDYEFENFRRDAENYYDERVRAVRMWTSFFPSVDMLVRLGHIAVWVVGPVLILRGEATMGTLVVFTSYLGMLYQPVGSLARINDTIQRSLAAAERIFEIIDEEPAIKDPPDPVPLGRIRGEVEFDHVWFRYEDGEEVLKDICLRARPGQIVALVGRSGAGKTSLVNLIPRFYDPVQGRVLIDGVDVRSVRQSELRSQIAMVLQDTFLFNGTVKENIRYGKLDATDEEIEQAAKAANAHEFITEMPNGYDTQIGERGVKLSGGQKQRVAIARAILADPRILILDEATSSVDSESEYLIHRAMDRLMEGRTTFVIAHRLSTVKHADQIVALEHGRIVEIGDHHTLLSADGVYSQMYAMQFRLDEEPPSPA, via the coding sequence ATGGACGACAGGCACGTGCCCAGGAACAGGCGGGCGGCATTCCTGAGGCTACTGCGATATCTGCGGCCGCACAGCGTCGCGCTGGCGCTGGGAATCTCTTCCAACATCGGGCTGGGGCTCGTGGCGCTGGTCCCGCCTCTCATCTACGGACGCATCACCGACCACGTCATCCTGGCCGCTGGCGAGGCCGGGGCCCGCATCCGTCTCCTGATCTTCCTTGCGCTTCTGTTGGCGGGAGTCTACGCCCTGAATAGCCTGCTTTCGTTCGCGCGGGGCTACATCATGCACGTGCTGGGCGAAAAGCTCATCCTGACCCTGCGCAAGGACGTTTATCGCCACCTGCAGCAGCTCTCGGTTAGCTTTTTCGACTCGCGCCAGACCGGCGAGATCATGAGCCGGGTGACCAGCGACACCCAGGTGGTGGAGGAGTTCGTAAACCACGCCGCGGACACGCTGGTCTCCGACGTCATCAAGATGGTGGCGATGTGCGTGGTGATGTTCCTCATTTCTCCCCTCCTTTCCATCATCGCCCTTGTGCCCGTGCCCATTCTGTTCTACGCCGGGTTCCGGTTCGCCCGGCGCATCAAGAGCATCTACCGTGCCGTACGGGAGCGCCTGGGTGAAATCAACGCCGGCATCCAGGAGCGCATCAGCGGGGTGCGGGTGGTGAAGGCCTTTGCCCGAGAGGACTACGAGTTCGAGAACTTCCGCCGCGACGCGGAGAACTACTACGATGAGCGCGTCCGTGCCGTGCGGATGTGGACCAGTTTCTTCCCGTCCGTGGATATGCTGGTCCGGCTGGGACACATCGCAGTCTGGGTGGTGGGGCCAGTGCTCATTCTGCGCGGAGAGGCCACCATGGGTACCCTTGTGGTCTTCACCAGCTATCTGGGAATGCTGTATCAGCCAGTCGGGAGCCTGGCGCGCATCAACGACACAATCCAGCGTTCGCTTGCCGCCGCGGAGCGGATCTTCGAAATCATTGACGAGGAGCCGGCCATCAAGGATCCCCCGGACCCGGTGCCGCTCGGCCGCATCCGGGGCGAGGTGGAGTTCGACCATGTCTGGTTCCGCTACGAGGACGGCGAGGAGGTTCTGAAAGACATCTGTCTGCGGGCGCGTCCGGGGCAGATCGTTGCTCTGGTTGGCCGCAGCGGCGCAGGCAAGACCAGCCTGGTCAACCTCATTCCGCGTTTCTATGATCCCGTTCAGGGCAGGGTGCTGATAGACGGCGTGGACGTCCGAAGCGTCCGGCAGTCCGAACTGCGCAGCCAGATCGCAATGGTCCTGCAGGATACCTTCCTGTTCAATGGTACGGTGAAGGAGAACATCCGCTACGGCAAACTGGACGCCACAGATGAGGAGATCGAGCAGGCGGCGAAGGCAGCCAATGCCCACGAATTCATCACGGAGATGCCGAACGGTTATGACACTCAGATCGGCGAGCGGGGCGTCAAGCTCTCGGGTGGTCAGAAGCAGCGGGTTGCCATCGCACGCGCCATTCTGGCCGACCCTCGGATTCTGATACTGGACGAGGCCACGAGCAGCGTGGACTCCGAAAGTGAATACCTCATCCACCGCGCCATGGACCGTCTTATGGAGGGGCGCACCACCTTCGTCATTGCCCATCGCCTGTCCACGGTGAAGCATGCGGACCAGATCGTGGCGCTGGAGCACGGCCGCATCGTGGAGATCGGTGACCACCACACCCTGCTGTCGGCTGATGGTGTCTACTCCCAGATGTATGCCATGCAGTTCCGGCTGGACGAGGAGCCTCCTTCGCCCGCCTGA
- the prfC gene encoding peptide chain release factor 3: MQTDMQDYPSQIRRRRTFAIISHPDAGKTTLTEKLLLYGGAIQMAGSVRARRSQRQATSDWMELERQRGISITSTVLQFEFEGYVLNLLDTPGHQDFSEDTFRTLMAADSAVMLIDKAKGVEEQTRKLFHVCRRRGIPIFTFINKLDRPGRDPLDLMAELEGALGIQSTAMNWPIGDGPDFRGIYDLASREVHLFERAEHGARRAGVKVTDLSDPALGELIGRSQHDRLREEIELLEAAGERLDRDRVSRGDLTPVYFGSALTNFGVELFLRSFIEMAPPPAPRMCDAGLVRPEDEEFRGFIFKVQANMDPRHRDRLAFLRIVSGKFERDMTVFHPRLGRTVRLTRPQRLFGQEREVAEEGYPGDIIGLTNPGVFTIGDTVCTGQPVRFREFPHFPPEHFAVLRNTRVDRYKQFLKGIQQLSEEGVIQLFYERDAARREPIVGVVGRLQFDVVRYRLETEYGVETALEDTPFRLARWLRVPPDDGHNILWTTGTKHVEDAEGNPAALFNGDWYLNYMQEKNPGLELLETSRELG; encoded by the coding sequence ATGCAAACGGATATGCAGGACTACCCATCGCAGATCCGCCGGCGGCGGACCTTTGCCATAATCTCCCACCCCGACGCGGGAAAGACCACTCTCACCGAAAAGCTGCTGCTCTACGGAGGCGCCATCCAGATGGCTGGTTCCGTGCGCGCCCGGCGCAGCCAGCGGCAGGCCACGTCCGACTGGATGGAGCTGGAGCGACAGCGAGGGATCTCCATCACCTCCACCGTGCTCCAGTTCGAGTTCGAGGGTTACGTGCTGAATCTTCTGGACACCCCCGGCCACCAGGATTTCAGCGAGGATACCTTCCGCACTCTGATGGCTGCCGACAGCGCAGTGATGCTCATTGATAAGGCAAAAGGCGTGGAGGAGCAGACGCGCAAGCTGTTCCACGTCTGCCGAAGACGCGGGATACCCATCTTCACGTTCATCAACAAGCTGGACCGGCCGGGCCGCGACCCGCTGGACCTGATGGCGGAACTGGAAGGCGCGCTGGGCATCCAGTCTACAGCTATGAACTGGCCCATCGGCGACGGCCCGGACTTCCGCGGCATCTATGACCTGGCAAGCCGGGAAGTCCATCTGTTCGAGCGGGCCGAACACGGGGCGCGCAGAGCCGGGGTGAAGGTGACGGATCTATCGGACCCGGCGCTCGGAGAGCTGATCGGACGCAGTCAGCATGACCGGTTGCGGGAGGAGATCGAGCTTCTGGAAGCCGCGGGCGAACGCCTCGACCGGGACCGCGTCAGCCGCGGAGACCTGACCCCCGTCTACTTCGGCAGCGCGCTGACGAACTTCGGAGTCGAGCTGTTCCTGCGATCGTTCATCGAGATGGCGCCGCCCCCTGCGCCGCGGATGTGCGATGCGGGTCTGGTCAGGCCTGAGGACGAAGAGTTCCGCGGATTCATCTTCAAGGTGCAGGCGAACATGGATCCCAGGCACCGGGACCGTCTGGCGTTCCTGAGGATCGTCTCGGGCAAGTTCGAGCGGGACATGACCGTCTTCCATCCCCGCCTGGGCCGAACGGTGCGCCTGACGCGTCCGCAGAGACTTTTCGGGCAGGAGCGCGAAGTGGCTGAGGAGGGTTATCCCGGAGACATCATCGGGCTAACCAACCCGGGCGTTTTCACCATCGGCGACACCGTATGCACCGGCCAGCCCGTGCGGTTCCGGGAGTTCCCGCACTTCCCGCCGGAGCATTTTGCCGTTCTGCGCAACACCCGGGTGGACCGCTACAAACAGTTCCTGAAGGGCATCCAGCAGTTGAGCGAGGAGGGGGTTATCCAGCTTTTCTATGAGCGGGACGCCGCCAGAAGGGAACCTATCGTGGGCGTGGTGGGACGACTGCAGTTCGATGTGGTCCGCTACCGCCTGGAGACGGAATACGGGGTGGAAACCGCTTTGGAAGACACTCCCTTCCGGCTTGCGCGCTGGCTCCGGGTGCCCCCGGATGACGGGCACAACATCCTCTGGACAACGGGCACCAAGCACGTGGAGGACGCAGAAGGCAATCCCGCGGCCCTGTTCAACGGCGACTGGTATCTGAACTACATGCAGGAAAAAAACCCTGGTCTGGAGCTGCTTGAGACTTCGAGGGAGCTGGGGTGA
- a CDS encoding N-acetylglucosamine-6-phosphate deacetylase yields MTPVLAITNARVVLPDRVEPGWTVVCRDGRILYAGPAVDVPLAGDALVEDARGALLAPGFVDLHIHGCGEHLVDDGPAALEALSSLLPRYGVTMFLPAVLPRPAGQDAKFVAELASARPKGARVAGLLLEGPFLCITGALPQEALGAPDPRRVRQLKEAASPLPAVFAVSPEFPGLHNLLPEMTEGGIPAFITHTRAGVQDTQAAIELGARHATHFYDVFYAPPETDPGVRPAGAVEAILADERVSVDFIVDGEHVHPVAVKMALRCKGPGRVCLITDANRGAGLPPGRYDFGGRTVEFAHPGAPARFTDEHPELAGGLAGSGLTMDGAVMNAVRLLGVDTAQAIRMASANPSAVLGLQTETGRIEPGLSADLVLLDDDLTPLKTWVAGNIVYDKGRDLDSI; encoded by the coding sequence GTGACTCCAGTCTTGGCCATCACGAATGCCCGCGTCGTCTTGCCGGACCGCGTCGAGCCCGGGTGGACCGTGGTGTGCCGGGACGGACGGATACTGTATGCCGGCCCTGCCGTCGACGTGCCGCTGGCAGGAGATGCCCTCGTGGAGGATGCCCGGGGAGCTCTGCTTGCTCCCGGCTTCGTGGATCTGCACATCCACGGCTGCGGCGAGCATCTGGTGGACGACGGCCCGGCGGCGCTGGAAGCATTGAGCTCCCTTCTGCCGCGCTATGGCGTCACGATGTTTCTTCCCGCAGTCCTTCCCCGTCCCGCCGGACAGGATGCCAAGTTTGTTGCCGAACTCGCATCTGCCCGCCCGAAGGGCGCGCGGGTGGCCGGGTTGCTTCTAGAAGGACCTTTCCTGTGCATCACGGGGGCTCTGCCGCAGGAGGCGCTCGGCGCGCCTGATCCGAGGCGGGTCCGGCAGCTCAAGGAGGCTGCGTCTCCGCTCCCGGCCGTGTTTGCTGTATCTCCGGAGTTCCCCGGACTGCACAATTTGCTCCCGGAGATGACCGAAGGCGGGATTCCGGCGTTCATCACGCACACCCGCGCAGGCGTCCAAGATACGCAGGCCGCGATAGAACTCGGAGCGAGACACGCTACGCACTTCTATGATGTGTTCTACGCCCCGCCCGAGACCGATCCCGGGGTGCGGCCGGCGGGCGCGGTGGAGGCGATTCTGGCCGATGAGCGTGTCTCCGTGGATTTCATTGTGGACGGGGAGCACGTGCATCCGGTGGCGGTGAAGATGGCTCTGCGCTGCAAGGGGCCCGGCCGGGTGTGCCTGATCACGGATGCCAACCGGGGAGCGGGGCTTCCTCCGGGACGGTACGATTTCGGCGGGCGGACGGTGGAGTTCGCGCATCCGGGCGCTCCGGCGCGCTTCACGGACGAACATCCGGAGCTCGCCGGAGGCCTGGCGGGCAGCGGCCTGACGATGGACGGGGCGGTCATGAACGCCGTCCGGCTGCTCGGAGTGGATACGGCGCAGGCCATCCGCATGGCGTCCGCCAACCCCTCCGCGGTGCTGGGTCTGCAGACCGAGACCGGCCGCATCGAGCCCGGCCTGAGTGCGGATCTCGTTCTGCTGGACGATGACCTGACGCCCCTGAAGACGTGGGTCGCGGGCAATATTGTCTATGATAAAGGTCGAGACCTAGACAGTATTTGA
- a CDS encoding autoinducer 2 ABC transporter substrate-binding protein, with the protein MRRLFLLVLTAAIVAAASGCARKGGQEGAAEADRPHVVFVFKVLGIPYADSLKQGADRAAKELGMKVELLGPATGNDIQGQINLIEDQIARKVDAIVVSPNDADSVRPVLKRAEQAGIAVYTWDSDAPEDVRRFYVAGCDDVQIGVDIAERLARDLGGKGKVAIMTGGLTAKNLMLHVDGVREGLKKYPGITIVEPLLANNDQKDQAIKGAISMLQKHPDLAGFACVSSPGAPGVAEALIQTGKAGKVKVWGLSLPSEIREHVKNGVVNGAILWNPADLTFATAYLVKQDMEGKKPQDGQEIPGVGKITVKGSQVLIPGIIITKDNIDELDF; encoded by the coding sequence GTGAGAAGACTCTTCCTCCTTGTTCTGACCGCCGCTATCGTGGCGGCGGCTTCGGGCTGCGCCCGGAAGGGCGGCCAGGAGGGCGCAGCCGAGGCGGACCGCCCGCACGTCGTCTTCGTTTTCAAGGTTCTCGGCATCCCTTATGCGGACAGCCTGAAGCAGGGCGCGGACCGCGCGGCAAAAGAGCTGGGAATGAAGGTGGAGCTGCTGGGACCGGCCACCGGCAACGATATCCAGGGGCAGATCAATCTCATCGAGGATCAGATCGCCCGGAAGGTGGACGCGATCGTGGTATCCCCCAATGACGCGGACTCGGTGCGGCCGGTGCTCAAGCGGGCGGAGCAGGCAGGGATCGCCGTGTACACGTGGGACTCGGACGCTCCGGAGGATGTCCGCCGCTTCTATGTTGCGGGATGCGATGACGTGCAGATCGGAGTGGATATCGCAGAGCGGCTGGCGCGGGATCTGGGGGGCAAAGGCAAGGTGGCCATCATGACAGGAGGGTTGACGGCCAAGAATCTGATGCTCCACGTGGACGGCGTCCGCGAGGGCCTGAAGAAATACCCCGGAATCACGATCGTGGAGCCTCTGCTTGCCAACAACGACCAGAAAGATCAAGCCATCAAGGGAGCCATCTCCATGCTCCAGAAACACCCGGATCTGGCCGGATTCGCTTGCGTAAGCTCGCCGGGAGCACCGGGAGTCGCAGAGGCACTGATTCAGACGGGAAAAGCGGGGAAGGTAAAGGTCTGGGGCCTCTCTCTGCCAAGCGAGATTCGCGAGCATGTGAAGAACGGTGTGGTGAATGGAGCCATCCTGTGGAACCCCGCGGACCTGACCTTCGCGACGGCGTACCTGGTGAAGCAGGATATGGAAGGCAAGAAGCCCCAGGACGGACAGGAGATCCCAGGGGTCGGCAAGATCACGGTAAAGGGTTCGCAGGTTCTCATCCCCGGCATCATCATCACGAAAGACAACATCGATGAGCTGGACTTTTAG
- the sodB gene encoding superoxide dismutase, with protein sequence MQFELPALPWRKGALAPYISEETIEYHYGKHHATYVANLNRLLEGTPLAGHPLEEIIRESQGPLFNNAAQVWNHTFYWNSMSPSGGGAPKGAVAEAIEKSFGSFEEFRKAFSDAAVSLFGSGWCWLVKSGDGLEIVTTSNAGTPLTEGKTPLLTLDVWEHAYYIDYRNARAKFVDGFWDVVNWEHAARQLAG encoded by the coding sequence ATGCAGTTCGAACTTCCGGCCCTTCCGTGGAGGAAAGGAGCCCTCGCACCCTACATCTCTGAGGAGACCATCGAGTACCACTACGGGAAGCACCACGCCACATATGTTGCGAACCTGAACAGGCTACTGGAGGGCACGCCGCTGGCAGGCCACCCGCTCGAAGAGATCATCCGGGAGTCTCAGGGACCGCTGTTCAACAACGCGGCACAGGTGTGGAACCATACATTTTACTGGAACAGCATGTCTCCCTCGGGCGGAGGAGCTCCGAAGGGAGCCGTCGCGGAGGCCATTGAGAAAAGCTTCGGTTCGTTCGAGGAGTTTCGCAAGGCGTTCAGTGACGCCGCAGTGTCGCTTTTCGGCTCTGGCTGGTGCTGGCTGGTGAAGTCGGGAGACGGGCTGGAGATCGTCACGACCTCCAACGCCGGCACCCCCCTGACGGAAGGCAAGACACCCCTCCTCACGCTGGACGTGTGGGAGCACGCCTACTACATCGACTACCGCAACGCGCGGGCGAAGTTTGTGGACGGTTTCTGGGATGTGGTGAACTGGGAGCACGCAGCACGGCAGCTCGCGGGATGA
- the groS gene encoding 10 kDa chaperonin, with protein sequence MIKPLSDRIVVKTKSAEEVSQGGIILPDTAKEKPQEGEVVAVGPGKLLDSGKLVPIEVKVGDTIIYSKYGGTEVKVDGEEYVILRQDDVLAIVTKGKGGK encoded by the coding sequence GTGATCAAACCGCTCAGCGACCGGATCGTCGTCAAGACGAAGAGTGCTGAGGAAGTCAGCCAGGGCGGCATCATCCTCCCCGACACGGCCAAAGAGAAGCCGCAGGAGGGTGAGGTGGTGGCCGTGGGGCCGGGCAAACTGCTCGACTCCGGCAAGCTGGTGCCGATCGAGGTGAAGGTCGGCGACACCATTATCTATTCCAAGTACGGCGGGACGGAAGTCAAGGTGGACGGGGAGGAGTATGTGATCCTCCGCCAGGACGACGTCCTCGCGATCGTCACCAAAGGAAAAGGGGGTAAGTAA
- the groL1 gene encoding 60 kDa chaperonin 1: MAAKDLRFNEEARRALERGVDILADAVKVTLGPRGRNVVIEKKFGSPTVINDGVTIAKEIEVEDPFENMGAQLVREVASKTNDVAGDGTTTATVLAQAIVREGLKNVAAGANPQAVKRGIEKAVEAAVAHISKVATPVKDRSAIAQVATISANDPTIGELIAEAMEKVGKDGVITVEESKGTQTSLELVEGMQFDKGYISPYMVTDAERMEAVLEEPYILLFEKKISNVQDLIPLLEKVVRAGKALVIIAEDVEGEALATLVVNKLRGTLNVVAVKAPGFGDRRKAMMGDIAVLTAGRFITEDLGVKLENVELSDLGRAKKVVVTKEDTTIIEGAGDLKAIQGRIAQIKREIEETDSDYDREKLQERLAKLSGGVAVIQVGAATETELKEKKHRIEDALSATRAAVEEGIVPGGGITLIHAASAIEKLKLKDDEAIGAQIVKRALEEPTRCIAYNAGLEGSVVVERIKGEAPGIGLNAATGKYENLAEAGIVDPAKVTRSALQNAASIAGMLLTTEALVAEKPEKKEPAGAGAGGPGGMGGMY; this comes from the coding sequence TTGGCTGCCAAGGATCTTAGGTTCAACGAAGAGGCGCGCCGCGCCCTTGAGCGGGGTGTGGACATCCTGGCCGACGCTGTCAAGGTCACCCTTGGCCCGCGCGGCCGCAACGTGGTTATTGAGAAGAAGTTCGGGTCTCCCACCGTCATCAACGACGGGGTGACTATCGCCAAGGAGATCGAGGTTGAGGACCCGTTCGAGAACATGGGCGCGCAGCTCGTGCGTGAGGTCGCATCCAAGACCAACGACGTGGCGGGCGACGGAACCACCACCGCTACCGTGCTGGCCCAGGCGATCGTCCGCGAGGGACTGAAGAATGTGGCCGCCGGCGCTAACCCGCAGGCTGTCAAGCGCGGCATCGAGAAGGCCGTCGAGGCTGCGGTGGCCCACATCTCCAAGGTGGCCACCCCCGTGAAGGATCGCTCGGCCATCGCTCAGGTGGCAACCATCTCCGCCAACGACCCCACCATCGGTGAACTCATCGCAGAGGCGATGGAGAAGGTGGGCAAGGACGGCGTCATCACCGTGGAGGAGTCCAAGGGCACCCAGACCAGCCTGGAGCTGGTGGAGGGCATGCAGTTCGACAAGGGCTACATCTCGCCGTATATGGTGACCGACGCCGAACGGATGGAAGCGGTTCTGGAGGAGCCTTACATCCTGCTGTTCGAGAAGAAGATCTCCAACGTTCAGGACCTGATTCCGCTGCTGGAGAAGGTTGTGCGGGCGGGCAAGGCGCTCGTCATTATCGCCGAGGACGTTGAGGGCGAAGCGCTGGCCACGCTGGTGGTGAATAAGCTGCGCGGCACGCTGAACGTGGTGGCGGTGAAGGCGCCGGGCTTCGGCGACCGCCGGAAGGCCATGATGGGCGATATCGCCGTACTGACCGCCGGCCGCTTCATCACCGAGGATCTGGGCGTCAAGTTGGAGAACGTGGAGCTCTCCGACCTGGGCCGCGCGAAGAAGGTGGTGGTCACCAAGGAGGACACCACCATCATCGAGGGCGCCGGTGACCTGAAGGCCATTCAGGGCCGCATTGCCCAGATCAAGCGCGAGATCGAGGAGACCGACTCCGACTATGACCGCGAGAAGCTGCAGGAGCGGCTGGCCAAGCTGTCCGGCGGCGTGGCGGTGATCCAGGTGGGCGCGGCCACCGAGACCGAACTCAAAGAGAAGAAGCACCGCATCGAGGATGCTCTTTCCGCGACCCGCGCGGCTGTGGAAGAGGGCATCGTCCCGGGCGGCGGCATCACGCTGATCCACGCGGCCTCGGCCATCGAGAAGCTGAAGCTGAAGGATGACGAGGCCATCGGTGCGCAGATCGTGAAGCGCGCTCTGGAGGAGCCCACCCGCTGCATCGCCTATAACGCGGGGCTGGAGGGTTCGGTCGTCGTGGAGCGGATCAAGGGCGAGGCACCGGGCATCGGCCTGAACGCGGCGACGGGCAAGTACGAGAACCTGGCCGAGGCCGGCATCGTGGATCCGGCGAAGGTCACCCGCAGCGCGCTGCAGAATGCAGCGTCCATCGCGGGGATGCTGCTGACCACCGAGGCGCTCGTGGCTGAGAAGCCCGAGAAGAAGGAGCCCGCCGGCGCGGGCGCCGGCGGCCCCGGCGGTATGGGCGGAATGTACTGA